One Magnolia sinica isolate HGM2019 chromosome 2, MsV1, whole genome shotgun sequence genomic window, AGAAGTACCGCATATATGGACAACAGTAATGGCCCAGACGCATGTGCGTGTGATCCTAGTCACATGTGTGCGGGgctcactatttagaaaaaggctaGCGTGGCCCTGGTCAGCCAAGGGTcaactccaaaactcccaaatatcagctcgatccgatgcacgattTGTGTGGGtactccgctgaagtttcagccctcctgtagggccaaattctgaaaatttgctgtAGAGAGAAACGGCTGCAATGgaagatggatttgaagcgtagatgattgtaggagaagagaaatatagatGAAAGAAGGTGGGGGTGAATCGAGATAggtgtggctttgcaccatggtagttagcccttcgaagaagggagggcttcgcactcaattaggttttcataacttgGAAATGAGCAGAAAAACgtaaaaattttattaatcttcaatgaatcaaaaaaagactacaaggggtgcctatttataataaaaccctataccccaaaactcgcgccatgtgcacaacctattacttggcgacggagtaataaaaaataacaattaatcaaagcaatctaaaccatccatgatactcctaataacaataataaacaaaatccaaagtactaaattaattagaatagtgggtcacgatcatgagaacccattgtgggattcacatgatgatcgggtccactctaagggaccaaaacgcagtcctctagctaggaggtcctccctggacgtcgttatCAATCTAGATCGACGATGAggtcctcctcctccttgcgttcgcgcgtaggggggcgtgcgtgtgcgcgtgatgtccccatcagttggGGAGGATGCTTTGATAACACAATTCTTgcctttattttttttgaaaagatcacagaatttctattaaaagaaaaacggagagaacAAAGATTGCCGAGGAGGCAATGAGAACTAAGCTCCTAGGAAGCAGAGATTACAGCCCTTTAGGGAGTCAACATTTGAAGCCCATTCAATGATTATCTAAATAACTCTTCGCCTAGAAGCCTCCACAGAATTTGATTCGTTTCTGAAACATCtgccgtttctttcttcccaaatggTCCACCAAACCGAATCGCCATATAGGGGTTTTGTGTTTTCCAAGATGCACTCCATGCCACGCCTTTAATAGCCGGGCAGAAGAGTCCGAAGGACACCACTTGATGCCGAAAGGATTTAAGATTGAAGGCCAAATCTGATTGATGAAAGGACAATGGACGAATAGATGGTCCGTCGTCTCTTCGTTCGCCATGCAGCATGGGCAGATGTTTGGGAGAATCATCCCTTTCTTCCTCAAGTTATTGATTGTAAGCACCCTGTTCTTTCCAACTAACCACCCAAAGAAAGCGATCTTTGGAGGAGTCGAATATTTCCATATATGATTAGTCATGATTTGATCATCGAGGAGAGGGTTGCTGTCCAACTGTTTGTAGAACTACTTTACCGTGAAGGATCCTGATTTATCTGCCTTCCAAATCAGCTTATCTTCCATCCCCGAATCCGGCTTAGCCATGGAGAGACGTTCTAGGAGTGCCGCATATTCTGTAGTTTCCCAGTCCTGAAGGTTTCTTCTGCAAACTAAATTCCAAACTATATTTCCAGCAGAATAGGAGAGACAGTTTGCAACAGAGATGACTTGGTTAGGGGCTATACGAAAAATGTTTGGGAATTCTTCTTTGAGAGGAGAATCTCCCAGCCAAGGATCAAGCCAAAATTTGACGTTTTCACCGTTGCCAATTTTGAAAGTGATACTTTTGAGCACCTTCTTTGGGAATTCTTCTTATCCCAGATGAAAGATGGTCTTGTCGGAAATTATCTTGATGTTATAGGGGGCAATGTTGTATGGAACATCATTTTTCATTGTCATTTTAAGGACAATGAGATTACCGGGTTTGGTGTGTTATGCTGCATGAttaataagatccatgtggatgtGAGTAATCCTGATCAGAAAGTTTGGAGATGTGGGGGCTTTGGTCCCTTTCCTTTGAAATCTTTTTTCCTGCTAGTGCGTTGATAGAGCATCAGTCCTATTCCTTTGCCAAAGTTTGGTGAATCTATCTCCCTCTCAGGGTAGAAGTGTTTGCTTGTACATATATGGCAAATAAAATACTGACTTTGGATAACCTAAAAAAGGGAAAATATCCCCCAACGAAGAAGGGTCTCTCAATTGCCTATTCTTGCATTTCTTATCAGCAAGGGAGGTGTGGTCCTATTTCTTTGGCCCATTTAGTATAAATTTGGCGATCCAAGGTTCGTGTTAAGCATCTCATTTCAGGTTGGGCTAGATGTCATTTCTCAGAGAAGGGGAATGTATTTTGGAAATGTTGCTGGTTGGGATCATATGGAgcatttggaaagaaaggaatgagTTGATATTTGAGGACGGGGCTTCTTCAGTTGTGCTCCATTCTTAGTGGATTAGGCTGTGATTTGCCTGGAATTCGTTGGGTCCTCTAGAGTGGAAACTCTTTGGGATTGGATGGCCTTTCTTTTTAAAGCTTATGTTGGGTGGCCTTCCTTGGTTGTATTCAGTTCTTCTGTTTCTGTTGTTCTAGGGTTCTCTTGCGATTTTTGTTTTGTTCTCTTCTGGGGTTGCTAGTGTTGAACTAGTTGGAGTGATGAGAGGGTCACTTTTCTTGAGGGCCCCTGGTTGCCTTCTTGTTTTGCTGTTTGCTTTCCTTTTTGGCTTTAATAAAATGGTGGCTAtcattataaataataataataataataaaaaaataatttaaaaaactcTAAGAGAAGGGATTTTGGTTATCTACTACTTGGGTCTGTCTACTACTCCAACCCACATTACCCCCACTATAACATGCCCCGTGACTGCCCATTGCCAAGTGAAATAATGTTTGAGTACTTCATCTTCCCTAGGGATGTATATGTAAGACACTGCAAGATGATTCCTTCTCATACAATTCTGGTTGGTTAATGTGGACCTGCATTGATAAGGATACACTAAGAAGCACAAGGATCCATCCTTATCTGTGGACAATGTCAAAAGAGTTAAATTGTTATATAGGTCCTTCAATACTAAATTTGTCAACACAACATCCAATTGACAAAAATACCCTCAAGCAActttatttttcaattatttctgatcttttctttttttctttttttaaaaaaggaaaaagaaaacaaagaaggaaAACATTAGTGCTCTTACAACCCTTGATAGTTGATAAATTCCATTATTAAGGATGCTTTATACTTTGCTTCCTTCTAATATGGAGAGCGGTCCATCTCTATGAGAAGATATGAAAGGCTTGGACAGCATCTGCAAGCTTTCTAAAGTTCTGTCAGGCATCTGAACAACCAAGCTCATGGAAGGGCACTGCcacgctgcaaagggctcatctgGATGCACCAAAGCCCTGCAGTAGCCATCTTATTCACTATCTCCTCTTCCTTTTCAGTCATTTCTCCTAGTCTCAGATCTCTTCCTTGACTTGGTCAATCATAAGCCCATGCTGGAAAATACGTTTGGTTGGGATACTCACTTCAATATCATCATTCTTCATCCTTCCAACCATTGTGAGAATGAGCATACCATAATCATACACATCTGACTTAAATGAAACAGCCCCAAAACTTCTTGAAAATAATTCAGGACCTATGTGCCCTGGAGTTCCTCTTGCGGCCATACTTGTAATGGTACTTATCTTGTTAGAACATAACTTCACAAGTACGAAGTTAGAACGGCGGCCGTAACTATAACAGTCCTAAGGTAGTGAAATTCCTTGTCGGGTAAGTTCCGACCTGCACGAAAGGCGTAACGATCGGACCAAGCCTCCGCAATTTCAGAATCTCCCTGTCGAATGGCCTGTTCTCCCCGGCCGGAATAGGTGGGTCAATTCCTTCCCTTAGAACCGTACTTGAGAGTTTCCTACCTCATACGGCTCAGCAATCAATTCTTTTGGTGTCCCATCTTAATCTACCATATCTAACTGAATAAGATTTCTCGTAAATATCTTGGGATTTGAAATTTCCATCTGGAAGCATATTATGGGGTTTTATGTTAAAATACAAGATTCTCATCCTGCACCCTTGGTGGAGATACTGGATCCCCCTGCTGATTTCCATTGCAATGTGATATATCTTTTCCCAACCCAAGCCATGGGTTCTATCACCCCTAGAATTCATGAATTTATCCAATGACCTGctgggcatgaactcaaaaacaAGTTCTCTCTTGTGTCAATTGGAGCAGAACCCTAGAAGGCGTACCATGCTTTCATGGTGAATTCTACTAGTTGTGGCCACTTCATTGGTGAATATATCCTTGCAATCACTTGACTTCTTTAGAACTTCAACAGCCACTAAACTGCCATTTGGAAGGGTCCCTTTGAAGACAAGTCCAGAGTTTCCTTGCCCTATTTTTTAGTGCAAGTATCTGGTTTATCTTCTCGATATCTGGGCTTTGTAATCCTTGAGAAGGTCTTGTACATCTGGAGAGTCTTCTGCCTTTGTTTTTATTAAGCTTCTGTATCTATGAGCAAGAACAAGCTTCTCTTGCCCAGAAGTCAGGCCATGTATACTCATCACGGCCACCCTGTTTATGAAGAAGTGGACATCTAGCAGAAGTTTGTTGTAGCCATTGATTTGTTTCATGCACTGTGGCATCATCCTCTGAATACCCACGTCTGTTTTATGGGCCAGGAAATCTAGATGGTGGATTGtgattgatggatggcttggaataTTGGCACCTATGCTGGCATAGCTTAATGGTGTGGACGATCAACCGTCCTCTGTTTTGGGGTGAGGCAGCACCACAAATGAAGAGAAGTGGTACATAATCCAAACAAAGATAATGCGGTTGCTTTTACTTCAGTAGCATCCCCTCATGCAGATGCATCATTACATGGACGGAGGTTTGTTGATCAGATAGCTTGGATAGTCCCTGTACAAATTCCATCTTGCCATCAGTACTGGGGCCTGCCAAATATCTGGCGCTTCATTGGTTAACTATCTGTGGCCCAGCATCATTGAAACCATTTGCCAATGTATTAGCCACGATTGAtgggaaaaagaaaatgcaagtCCCATTGTGGTTTTGCAGGActgtttaaaagaagaaaagaagaattgtctgaTTTGTGCTATTTTTTCAccctagcccatccatggggtgggtcccaccagataaatTATTTAATCACCGAGGATAGTTGTGAAGAATGATGAAGATTGCGCGAAACTGAAATTTATGTGAGATCTTTAAGCATTATACTAGTCCTTTAATCCTTTAAGATATAGCCATTATGTATTGGCTGAATCAAGACAAGATTTGGGGAAGATTACTTGCTCTCGTGGAGGAGAGAGGATACATACATAGCAAAGAATAAAGGATATATACAATAACTTCTCCATCCCAAGCATATTGTATCTGTAATTGGATGTCATATGCGCAACTTGTCCACTATAGTCCTTTGTTGATCTCTTCCGAGTCATCCAAGTGACTTCAGAAAAATGTCTGTCAGTTAATCTTTTCATGTTACAAATGAGGTATAAACTTACTTGAAAGTCACCTTTTCCCTGATAAGTGACATCCAACCCATATGTGCCTAGTTCATTCATTGAAAgtggtgttgtaagagagatgaaTAGCTGTTTGGTTATCAGAAAATGTTTTCATGGGTTTCCAGTTGTAAAACCAAGCTCAGAGTTAAAATTCTTTTACCACATTATGGGGGACTTGGATGACCTTCTATTGGTGAGGGAACGATTCCTTTTCTTGGAGGCCAGGCTTGTACTTTCCAGGGTGGACTCCATGAATTCTGCTCAATGGCCTGAGTGCCCTGAGCTTTCACTGAGCTGTATATCCTAAGTAGAATTATTCAGTTAGGAAACTATCATGTATTTGCTTGATGACCATGGTTTTAAATCTCAGACAAGTCCCTCACATGTGACTTGAGTTGACTCGAACTCGGTCACACCCAATCCAGTTCAACACCAAGTCACCCAGATGAGTCACCTCCAACTCGGCCAAGTCAGGGCAATGCACTTTTAGCTCTGGTGAGTTACGACTCAACcgattggttaaatgtccccatgtTGGGGCATTCTAAGGATAATGACGGTGTGGAGCATGGCCCCAGATCAGCACTTGATCAATCACGACAAGGTGGAAATTGTTTTTCCTATTGCACGGCTCAGCTTTGCTTTCCTTGGATATGAATTGGAGCTCTGTTTCCTTCTTCATAAAATTTTAGTTTTATATAGGACAAGATATAACTATTTTTTTGATAGATtatatcttcttctccttcttcttcgttTTCAGACCCTACTTTAGAAAGTAAGGAATTATATGTCCCATGATTTTTAACTGTACATCTTTGGTCACCATCTAATTTAAACAGTTATTACCATACGAGGaagaaaaacatataaaattcCTTTTAAGTTCTTACAATCCCTACTAGTGGGAAACTTTCATCATTGAAGACATTTTACTTCTCACTTGTTTCTAATATCATGGAGAGCATACAGTCTCTGTGGGGAGATACAAAAGGCTTAGGAGGCATTTGCAAGCTATCAAGACTTCCTTCTAGCATCTGAACAACCATGTTCATGCTAGGTCGATGCGCAGGGTTCAtctgtatacaccaaagccctaCAATGGCCATCTTCTTCACAATCTCCTCTTCGTTTTTGGTCATTTCCCCTTGTCCCAGTTTTTTCCATTGCCTTAGTTGATCATAAGCCCATGCCGGAAAATACACTTGACTTGGATTCTCAACATCCACATCATCATTCTTCCTCCTACCAACCATCTCGAGAATGAGCATTCCATAGCTGTACATATCCGACTTACATGAAACAGAGCCAAAACTTTTCGAGAATAGTTCAGGGGCAATGTACCCAAGTGTCCCTCTTGCAGCCATAATTGAAATGGTACTCTCCTTAGAGCATGACTTGGCTAGCCCAAAATCAGAAATCTTGGGGTTGAAATTACTATCTAGAAGTATATTGTGAGGTTTTATGTCAAAATGCATGATTTGAATGTTGCACCCTTGGTGCAAATACCATATCCCTCTGCTGATCCCCAACGCAATTTCGTAAATTTTTTCCCAACCCAAGCCATTGGCTCTAGCTCCTTTGGTGTAGATGAACTTCTCTAATGACCCATTGGGCATGAATTCATAAACAAGAGCTCTCTTGTGTCCTTCGGAGCAGAAGCCCAGAAGGCTAACCACATTGACATGGTGAATCCTACCCATTGTGGCCACTTCATTGATGAAGGCATCCGTGCAATCGCTCGACTTGTTTAGAACCTTAACAGCCACGAAATCACCATTTGAGAGCTTCCCTTTGAAGACACACCCAGAGCCTCCCTGCCCCAGTTTTTGACAGTGGCCATTGGTTATCTTCTTGATATCTGCATAAGAGTATCTTGTGGGCATGAGAGCTTTGTAATCCTTGAGAAAATCCTCTACATCTGGGGAGGCCTTTGCCTTTTTCTTGGATATGTGTTTCAGCACCCATGATGAGATCACGGCCAAGACTAGGATTGCCATCAGGATTCCTATCATGATTTTGTAGGCTGCAAAGAGGCATAGAATAACATAATGAGATCCCTAAATTTTCCTGATTTTATCAGAAATGGTATCTTCCCAATCTCATAAGATTTGTTTAGTTTTATACAATATGCATGTAAACAATCTTTCTTTATGATCCAATTGATGCATGAGTAGAAGAAATGCATTTCTGGCGGCTGTACAGATTGTAATATGCTTTTATGGTTTTAGGCTTGCATGTTCTTGCACGTGTGTTTGTTTTTTGTGCTTGGACCTATTTGTGTATCTATATGCCACGGTTTTGAATATCGGTATCAAGTGGTGTATCAGTTGTGCCCAAGAACAATATGATATGGGCGTATTGGACCTTAGTGAAATTGAACCCACATCAGATGATACCAGCCTGTATTggccacttttcttttcttttattttttttttcccccaaaaagtttttgaaaaattatCAGGCAAGTAGTAAAAATTTGTTAAACATCAGATTctatctttctctttttttcttttcttttctttttttttttcttttttttttcttttaaattataattttctTATTGGTTttaacatgtattcaatggttcactagaccattctttgataagattGTTGTCTGTCGGTTTGACCTACCAAAGGtcaatcaagcatgatttgataGATTATGGCCCATTATATGGGAATACAACAGAAAATATGAAAAAAGAAGGTGATAGATTTTCCCTTTCTTCTAATTTTTCCCAAAGTGGTTTACTCCGCTTTGATTCTCTAGTTTGCACTCAAATCTTGTGTTTTAATTCCCAAATTAGGCTAGATCTAGTGTAAAATGAGCCTTTTAAACTTCCTCTATAGTTGAAATGGAAAAGGTGATAAAATTGAGAAAtctggattattattattttttttcttgaaattggGCCATTATGGTTGTACCATCATGTTTCGGTTGATACGTGTTGATTTggtctttctttccttttttctctctttttttttttttaaccttctgAAATGGACCGGTTCAACCCAGTATtgtgtatcaggtggaccactacagATATGATAACAAAATGAGGGTAATTTATGGTTCACGAGCCATTTAAATTGGTACTCATGATGGTCTAATTTAAGTTGCCTATATTTCACATGTTTAATCTCGAAGTGCccgcatatcaaccatcacactcgaTCAGTGTTAAAGTTTTTCTTTcccaaacagagagagagagagagagagagagagagagagagagagagagagagagagtaatgtcATTGAAAATTCACCAGGACGGAGCAATGCTGCTTACCAGAAGTTCTGTTAGATTCACCAGGCCAGGTTACATAGAAGCCATCCCTGATTACCTCCACCACTTCGCCCCATTTTGCTTCTAAACTATCAAGCCGCACTGCGTACCTTTTGGGGTCCCAACACTTATCCATGATCATGCGCTTGTACCCCAGTGAATGTTCACATCTCTCCACCCCATATCTATAGTTGAGGCCATTGGCTGTGCACGCGGGGGCTGAGTTCTCACATCTCGTGAATTTGACACAAGTGTTCTTTTGGCTTTGATTACTGTAGCCAAGGCCAGCATAGTCTACTTCCAGCGGTAGGGTGCACTTATTCTGGGAGAGAGCGTCAATGAGCTCCGTGTCGACGAGTAGTAGCCTTTGATCCCTGAGGGAGAGTTCCTTGACCTCGAAGCTCCTATTCACCTCTGTCATGAGCCTGACCACCCCATTTTCTTGACAGTGGAGCTTGAAGTTTTGAAGTCCACATTTAGAGCCATTCTGCACGTCAGACTTGTAGAAGGGGAAGCCGATGCTGGTGAATTTACCACAGTCGAAAGGACCACATGTATAATTGGGGATATAATCACCATGGTAGTTGGTAGAGTGCCCACGACAGAAATTGAGAGGATCaaggaggagaaggagaagaatttTGAGCATGGATGGGATGAAGGGGGGAGACCCAAGTCATGAAATGAAGAGAAGGGAGGAGGATTGAGGAGGAGAGCTTTTGGTAGTATTgttggaatggatggatgggatgaacAAGAGAGACCCATGTCCTGAAATTGAAAAGAGTTTTCGTGCATTTTATTAAGGCGAGTGTTATAGGAGTTGTCGTTGGCCCGTCCATGAAATCCAAAGACATGTAATTAATCACTAAGGGTGTATTAGCTGGCTGTATTTTAGTATTTGTTTTTTAGTGTGGGTTTGCTAATCTCACAGGTAACTAGCTTGGGCCATCAAGGGGCTGCACACGTGTCAAGATGGGATGCGTCTGCAAAATCCCAACTGTCCATCAGCTGGACCCTCTCAGGTGGATTCCCTGACTCAAAAAGTTCAGGCAGTCTATTCATCTGGCCTTCAGCTAGTACAAATCTGTTTTAGCCGTCGATTTGTCACCTTCCCCGGTGAATGGCCATGCCCATTTTTATGGGCCAGGAGAATTTAGATTGTGTGGTGtgcttgatggatggtttggtttATTGGCATATTGATGGGCTTTGGCTCAATGTGTATGCACGATTAGTAGTTGTGTGTTTTTGGGCGAGGCAACACTATGAAGCTGTCCAATAGTGGATAGCGGCAAAATCTCACGTTGAAAGTTACTTGCACGTGAGTTTCtaggaagatttgaagattttTGATGTTTTTCTCAGGATGCTTGGCCAGATAGAATATTGGGCAATTAAGGAATAACATGTTCATGAGATGAATATAGTGAAATGAAgatattgagatggatgagtggcaagaaaTGATGGAATCAGAAATAAATGATCTGGAGGGAATTTACAAGTAGCAccgataaataataaaaataaggaaagtatatttagatttatttaaaaaaaaaaaaaaatttaattacacGGGCActcacccccacacacacacacacacacactacaatgGATACTCAGAcacatgacctcgtgttgaaactcttgtaagtctaccaccaaagcatgagtaaggacccagtaAACTTAAGTGTAGTCATGTACGGTAGAAATTAATAATTGTGTTAGTTAAGTGTGAGTTGGTTTAGGTCGAAGGCTCAGTATAGGCAAGGAAAAGTCCTTGAAAGGATGTGGATAGAAGGGGTAAGAAAAAAACCAGATGACACATGTTATAAGTAAAGCTGTGACCCCCTTAATAGAGTGGAACGAAAGAAAAGGAGTAGCTGACCCAATTAGTTGGCACAAGGCTtacatgatggtgatgatgtttttCTTGCAATATTATGGACAGAATCTCGTTGTCagaaatataatatttaaaaatagttaGTATTGTaagtttataaattattt contains:
- the LOC131235006 gene encoding rust resistance kinase Lr10-like, whose translation is MLKILLLLLLDPLNFCRGHSTNYHGDYIPNYTCGPFDCGKFTSIGFPFYKSDVQNGSKCGLQNFKLHCQENGVVRLMTEVNRSFEVKELSLRDQRLLLVDTELIDALSQNKCTLPLEVDYAGLGYSNQSQKNTCVKFTRCENSAPACTANGLNYRYGVERCEHSLGYKRMIMDKCWDPKRYAVRLDSLEAKWGEVVEVIRDGFYVTWPGESNRTSAYKIMIGILMAILVLAVISSWVLKHISKKKAKASPDVEDFLKDYKALMPTRYSYADIKKITNGHCQKLGQGGSGCVFKGKLSNGDFVAVKVLNKSSDCTDAFINEVATMGRIHHVNVVSLLGFCSEGHKRALVYEFMPNGSLEKFIYTKGARANGLGWEKIYEIALGISRGIWYLHQGCNIQIMHFDIKPHNILLDSNFNPKISDFGLAKSCSKESTISIMAARGTLGYIAPELFSKSFGSVSCKSDMYSYGMLILEMVGRRKNDDVDVENPSQVYFPAWAYDQLRQWKKLGQGEMTKNEEEIVKKMAIVGLWCIQMNPAHRPSMNMVVQMLEGSLDSLQMPPKPFVSPHRDCMLSMILETSEK